One Streptomyces sp. NBC_01237 genomic region harbors:
- a CDS encoding zf-HC2 domain-containing protein: MSDHEGEPFGPDLPDLPDLPDHFDLPDLADLPDLSDLPGLPGLFTRPGEGPAHDAAAAYALGVLDDAGASAFEAHLAGCARCAARLDGFAGMEPVLAMLAGAPAAASTDVSGARPLPRLSPEPRPRLLDGLLGEVARGRKARRRRARYLVAAAAALIVGGPVIAVAVTAGAGADGGSVARGTPYPTGPAEDAFPARMEKVRATDPTTEVDATVGMEAMAWGTRTVLELKNVEGPRKCTLIAVSRRGEEEVVTSWSVPEQGYGTGDSPYGAATAPLYVQGGAAMARADIDHFEVRTFDGRRLVEIDT; encoded by the coding sequence ATGAGCGACCACGAAGGGGAGCCGTTCGGGCCGGACCTCCCTGACCTCCCTGACCTCCCTGACCACTTTGACCTCCCAGATCTCGCGGACCTCCCGGACCTCTCAGATCTCCCCGGTCTCCCCGGCCTCTTCACGCGGCCCGGCGAAGGGCCGGCACACGACGCGGCGGCGGCCTACGCCCTGGGCGTCCTGGACGACGCCGGGGCGAGCGCCTTCGAAGCCCATCTGGCCGGGTGCGCGCGGTGCGCCGCCCGCCTCGACGGGTTCGCCGGAATGGAACCCGTGCTCGCGATGCTGGCCGGCGCGCCCGCCGCTGCCTCCACCGACGTCTCCGGCGCCCGCCCCCTCCCGCGCCTCTCCCCGGAGCCCCGGCCCCGGCTGCTCGACGGGCTGCTGGGCGAGGTCGCCCGCGGGCGGAAGGCGCGGCGGCGCCGCGCCCGGTATCTCGTGGCGGCGGCAGCGGCCCTGATCGTCGGCGGCCCGGTGATCGCCGTCGCGGTCACCGCGGGCGCCGGTGCGGACGGCGGGTCCGTCGCCCGGGGAACCCCGTACCCCACCGGCCCCGCCGAGGACGCCTTCCCCGCCCGGATGGAGAAGGTGCGGGCCACCGACCCCACCACCGAGGTCGACGCCACGGTCGGCATGGAGGCCATGGCGTGGGGCACCCGCACGGTCCTGGAGCTCAAGAACGTCGAGGGGCCGCGGAAGTGCACCCTGATCGCGGTCTCCAGGAGGGGCGAGGAGGAGGTCGTCACCTCATGGTCCGTACCGGAACAGGGGTACGGAACCGGGGACTCCCCGTACGGTGCCGCGACCGCCCCGCTCTATGTGCAGGGGGGCGCGGCGATGGCCCGCGCGGACATCGATCACTTCGAGGTGCGCACCTTCGACGGCCGGCGGCTGGTGGAGATCGACACCTGA